One window of Papaver somniferum cultivar HN1 chromosome 9, ASM357369v1, whole genome shotgun sequence genomic DNA carries:
- the LOC113308218 gene encoding non-specific lipid transfer protein GPI-anchored 2-like, whose translation MEIKSNSSRRIQSITMVAPVVVLLLCVVLTSTPTVSAQGPLPAGVPAEAPTVMADSPTMSDSDDCFSKVLNMSDCLTYVETGSNLTTPDKGCCPSFAGLVESSPICLCQLLGNSSSLGIQLDVNKSLNLPKVCKVETPPVSLCATIGIPVGGGASSPGGSMSPGGAPTGSMEAMGPMAMGHSPDTSLPPSPNTSSFIQSSILVYLFGLVVATIL comes from the exons ATGGAGATTAAAAGTAATAGTAGTCGAAGAATTCAGAGTATAACAATGGTTGCTCCGGTCGTAGTACTACTGCTTTGTGTGGTATTAACATCTACTCCTACTGTTTCAGCACAGGGACCATTACCAGCAGGAGTACCAGCAGAAGCACCAACAGTGATGGCAGATTCACCAACGATGTCTGATTCAGACGATTGTTTCTCAAAGGTATTAAACATGTCGGATTGTCTGACTTACGTCGAAACCGGTAGTAATCTTACTACACCGGACAAAGGTTGTTGTCCTTCATTTGCCGGTCTTGTGGAAAGTTCTCCGATATGTTTGTGTCAACTTCTTGGTAACTCTAGTAGTTTGGGGATCCAACTTGATGTCAATAAATCCCTAAATCTTCCTAAAGTCTGCAAAGTTGAAACTCCTCCGGTTAGTTTATGTGCAA CCATTGGAATTCCAGTAGGTGGAGGTGCATCAAGCCCAGGAGGATCAATGTCTCCAG GAGGAGCACCAACGGGATCAATGGAAGCGATGGGACCAATGGCGATGGGACATTCACCGGATACATCATTGCCGCCGTCCCCAAATACTTCTTCGTTCATTCAAAGCTCTATCCTGGTTTATCTCTTCGGATTAGTTGTTGCAACTATACTCTGA